Part of the Drosophila kikkawai strain 14028-0561.14 chromosome 3L, DkikHiC1v2, whole genome shotgun sequence genome is shown below.
AATACGAAACCTTTGCCAGAtaagaaaacaagaaataatTATCCCTATGATATTGATTTTACCTTAGTTACGGCTAACTATCCCATAAACTTTGTTATCTATAATGACGATAGTTAACGGAAATTTAATCTGAAAGATAAGGCAAGCGATAAGCACAATTAACTTTTATCAAACTGgacaaaccaaaaaagagaTTGTCTTTATAGCGGCAAGATAGTTCACAAATTACGGTTTATTGCTAGAATCAGAATAGCCACTCAGGAGAGTGGATACTTGGTCACCACTTTCCTGGCCATGGCAGCAATGCCCACCCAGGTCTCCTTGACCATGTGATCAATGTCCGAGGCTGGTGGATCGAAGCCAGTGCCGCCAGGTGGCAATTCCATGGTGAAGGAAATGGAGAAACCCGCATTAAAAGCATAATCATCACTGGCTCCGGCCGCCACATAGAGGACAAGGGTGGAGGATCCTATAACATACTCAGTGCCAGTGGCCTCGAGTATGGCATCATAGCCAGCCTTGGCCACCTCATGCAAGTCGTCAACGGTCTCTGGCAGGTCTCTGAAATGGAGGAACCATTAAAGTTTATACTTTGTTATAGAATTTAAAAGCACTGACTCGCTCCATCCCCAAGGATATAGAATGTACGGTCCATAGGAGTGAAGGGTCAGATACATCTTTCCGCGGTCCGCATAGCTATGAATGAGATCCCCCACCACGAGAGCTTCTGGCTCCGAAAAGGCCTTCGATCCAGCATAGGTATTATCGCAGGGATTCTCGGAGGCACCCTCCTCGTTCCAGTGGAAATCAAAGTTCCTATTGGGATCAGTGCCAATGCAACTGTCGCTGCTGGGTTTTCGGGTCTTTCGCCACATGCGAGTGTCCGCCGACAGCTGGGTGTACTCATAGCCATCCGGATTCACCACGGGCAGAATAACCCAATCGTAGTCCTTCAGCAGATCGGCATTCTCCTCGAGATTATCCACTAGTTGGCTGATCAAGTACACCACAGCTGCCGGAGAGATCCATTCGCGAGCATGGAAGCCGCCATCCACGAGAATCACATTCTTGTTCCGCCTGCCATCGCCATTGGTTATGGTGACGGTCTTCATCAGGCGTTTCTCGTAGCTCTTGCCCACCGTTTTCACAAAGACACGACGCGGATACTCCTTGGCCAGATCCTCGATGAACTGATTGATCTCGCCGTGGGAGTAGTAACGCTCTGTGCCCAGTCTGCCATTATAGGGAAACCAATTTCGCAACATGCGATCCGTATCGAACTGCCGACTCAGAGTCAGTCCAACATTTCTGTTCACAATCTCGTAGTTTGCATTGTGCTCATCCATTAGCTTTACGAAATTCACCTGCTCCTGGGGATGAACCATCACCCTGGCCGGTTGGCCACCAGATGCGGAAAACACCTCGTAATAAGAGTCATTTTTAGACAACTCGGAAAAGGCAAACTGCAGAGGCGACGACCGAGCTTTCAAGGTCACTTCGTAGATCTTATAACTGGATTacaaaatctatttaaaatatatgaaaaatatatatcaatgATATATCTTACCCCTCATATTTATTGGCCTTCTGAAGTCCTGTGGACAGGCTCAGGCAACTTAAAGGCAGCAAAAGCCACCAAACCTGCATCTTTCCACGTTGCCAGCTctctggaaaataaaaattcctcTCCAGCGAACCAACTTTACTGATTCGTTATCAACAAATCGAACTACGCGGATGGTTGTAAAATCAAGAGAAATCGATCACAGGCTATGATTGCCGACAATCAAAATGACGAACCATTATCAGCCACGTTCTCAATTACGCGCTCTCAAATTTTATTCGAAAAATGGGGAATCAATGTTAAGTGAATTCAATTCCGTTTCAAttataaaatcgaatttttaataaacacaATTAAGGAACGCAGGggtaaagaaaatttattaatcGTAGAGCTAAGGAAGGGTAAAGTACCAATTGTGATAGGTATCTATCTCTGATAAAGGTATATAAAACCCAGTCCAAATTGTAGTTTAGATATTCTCCTACTATGGGACCACATATCAGATCACTTGACTGATGACAAGTACAGCAAAGGCTTAAATTTCAccacaaaatttttattagtatAGTTAAACCCCACCACAGATCAGATCActgtaaatacatttttagaactATTTCTGACAAgactttatattttcaaaattattttaaggaGGCTTTGCTTAAGCTGAGAGCTTGCCTTGACCTCGAATTGCCGAATATCGTATTTTTAGAAAAGTGTTTTGGACAAGACTAAATTTTACGTTTCCTTTAGGGATTCTCTCCGTTTAAGCGGAGGGCTGCATATATGCGTCGACCTCGTATAGCGTTGACATGCTCTAAGGACAAgttggttttggtttgggGCACATCGGCGACATCTTCCGTCTGGGGCAAGCTGGCTTTGGTTTTGCGCAACGGCGCTTTGGCTTGGCGCACCTTGGCTTCGGACGTTTGCACTTCATTGGGCATGCCTTCTTCATAGGCTTTCGGCAAGACTTCTTTTTAGGCTTGGCACAAGCCCTCTTCGGTTTAGCGCACATTCGTTCACTGGCGCTGCCCTTCTCGtcttcctttttttcctttcagcgaataatttaattaattacagcCTTTAAGCAAGTGAAATCAACTTACAGGAAGGAACATATCTTGCTCTTCCTCGGGCATATTGTCCCAGTAACGCGCGGCTGCTTCAGTCACTCGCAATGTGTAATTCTCGAGAAAGTTGTTGAAGCCATCGTTTTTGTCGCGACCAAATGAATTCATGGTATTCATAATTTCAATCTTGCTTATAAGCGTACAAATTTACCGAAAAATACAATCAActcgaattttatttaaaaaatgtgtttttttctaGAAATTGTTGTGTTCTGATCGGGTTTACGATTTAGACTGAATGTAGGTAGAGCTGAGCTCCAGTACATAGGGGAATTTCGGTTTGAATGGAGGGTCACAGGTTGCTTGATTCGCTAgatttttcatttcaaaaaatgtgttaatttattaaaacaatataaaataattttctagtACATCTCTAGAAGTTTTTCAGCCATGGCACGGATACCGATCCAGGTCTCTGTGACGAACTCATCGATGCGGGTTACTGGCGGATTGAATCCAATGCTGCCAGCTCCAGTCAGCTCCATGGTGATGGACACATTGAACCCAGCATAGTAGCCATAGTCATCACTAGCACCAGCAGCGATGTAGAGGACATTTGTGGAGGATCCGTACGTGTAGACGGTGCCGGTGGCGTTCTCAATGGCCTCGGCTCCAGTACGGGCAACAGCATCCAGATCTTCCCAGTTATCGGGAAGATCGCTAagataatagaaaaataaatatattatataaaatttatataaattatttaaaattacttacGAAGTCCAGCCCCAAGGATACAGCAGATAGTTGCCGTACGAGTGGATGGTGAGGTACATAATGCCCCGATCAGCCAGCGAATGCATCAGATCCCGCACCACAATCGTCTCCGGCTCGGAGAAGGCAGTGGGACCAGCATAGGTATCCGAGCAGGGATTCGATGAGGCGCCCTCCTCGTTCCAGTGGAACGCAAAGTTACGGTTGGGATCCGCTCCGTAGCAGGTCTGTCCGGCGTAGTTGTATGGCTGACGGGTTTTACGCCACATGCGGGCAAGGGTTCCGGTCTGTGAGTGCTCATAGCCATCGGCATTGACCAGGGGCAGAATGACCCAGTCGTAGTCCTGCAGCAGATGGGCATTCTGCTCGAACTGCTCCACCAGCTGATCAATGACATACAGAACCGCCGCCGGGGAGATCCATTCTCTGGCATGGAAGCCGCCATCCAAGAAAATCACCTTCTTGCCGGCCTTACCGTCGCCATTCGTGATGGTGATGGTCTTCAGGACTCGCTTCTCGTAGGACCAGCCCACGGTTTTCACATATACACGATGGGGATACCGCTTGGCCAGGTCATCGATGTAGTTAATAATCTCCTCGTGGTTGTAATAGCGCTCGTTGCTCAGGCGACCCTTGCCCGTGATGGGACTCAGGAGCCGCTGCATCTGCCTCTGGGCAAACTCCTCGGCAATGGAAGCACCCAGGTTGGAGTTGACAACACTACTGTCAATCTGATGGGCCTCAAGGAGCTGCTGAAACTGCTCCAGCTGTTCGGGGCTAACAATCACTTGAGAAGGATGTCCCAAGAGGCGACTCTCGCTGAGGAAATCAAATCCTTCAAAGCTGAGCTGATGCAGCAACTTGGCCTGGTCGATGGTTGAGGGAATAACCTCATAAATGCGATAGCTAAAATAGacatatttaactttattcaTAAGATTTTCGTTATATATTTCCAGCTAGGAAATAttcctttaatttttcctGTGAACTGTATACGCTTTCCTTGCCAAAAACTTACCCTTCATAGTCACGATCGGCGGCCACCAAGGCGGCGCCTAAAAGGAGCACTAGCAAGCCCAGGGAAAACTTCATCTTCGGTCAGACTAAGCAACCGCGTGGCTTGGGCGTGCCTCTTAAATAGCCGCCAAAGTCACCTGTTGGCGTATCTAATCACCAAAtagatcaataaataataaagcacTCCAAAAACTCCCGCACCGGTGACCCGCCAAATCAAAGCTGGCGCAATTTCCCAGTTAATGTCTCTTTATTTACAGCCCGATTATGGGGAGATTACGCCGGGTACCGTCTTATCACCTCCGCGGCCATGGCCCGCACGCCCACCCAGCTCTCCGTGACCAGGCCGTCGATGTGCGAGACCCAGGGATCGAAGCCCAGGAATCCCGCAGCAGGCAGCTCCATAGTCATAGCCACCGTGGCATTGGCCACTCCGAGAGCAAAGTCCGCCGTGTCGCCCGATGTCGGATACAGGACGTAGTAGGTGCTGCCCCAGGTGTATATCCCGTTGGTGGAGTGAATTATGGCCATGGCGCCAGCCTCTGCCACTGACATCATGTCCTGGTAGTGATCCGGAAAGTCCCTGGAACATACAAGAGggttgttaatttttaagtatataaaaagtacatttttataaataattaattacttgTAAGCTTTACAAGATAATTTTAGTGCAGGTAGATAAGCTTAATTGCAAGGCGATTTCTTAGAATTCCTAGACCATATATAAAGTTAATTCTCTATAATTGATAactactttatttattaaacataaCTGTCTAGACTTTATCTTAACGCAGTAAATTGAGAATTTTTCTTTGTAATTTTATAAGAAACATTTCCCAGAATCAATTTATacaataaatcatttttatataagaaaaaaaaactgtttcTTTGATCTTATAATAGCTAACATTCTTGAAAGCTTTAAGCTAAAgacttatttaaattatcttgcaattgtaatttttttaaacagcaaaaagttgaaaaaggtatttttcaattaaaaaatatcttcgAAATATAAAGGTAGATATTTTCCATAACCATGTAAGTGCTGAAACCCTTTATAAACCCTGTCCCTTCTAGTAATGCTAACAAAATGTATTCAATCTTATTCTTAGTCTCCTCCGTTCTCATTGTATCCTTGGCTGTCCCATTGAAATCGGGACCTGCTTATCAGACGGATGACTATTACACCCTAGAAGGAATCGAGCAGTATCTCAAAGGTCTAGCCAAGAGCTATAGTCACCGAGTTTCAGTGAAGGAAATCGGAAGGTCCTACGAAAACCGAAGCCTGAACACCATCACCATAACCAATGGCGACGGGCGTTCGGGAAAGAAAGCTATCTTCATCGATGCAGGAATCCATGCCAGGGAGTGGCTAGCTCACACCACGGCCTTGAACATTATCAATCAGCTGGTGGTGAACTTCAAGGAAAATAAGGAACTCCTGCAGGACCATGACTGGATCGTTCTTCCCCTGGTTAATCCAGATGGATACCATTATTCGCGATCTATAGACAAATGCTGGCGCAAGAATCGCAGACCCAGCAGCGAGAATTGTGTCGGCATTGACCTTAATCGGAATTTTGGAAGTGGTTGGAGTCTAGGAGATGCTGATTCGGACCCGTGTGGGATTACATATATGGGTCCTGGGTCTTTCACAGAGCCTGAATCCAGGGCAGTTCAAGGAGTGCTTCACGAAATTGCTGATGCTGGCCGCGGTATTATGTATATATCGTTTCATTCATCCGCTTACGAAATTCTCCTCCCATGGGGATATAAGAAGTAAGTTCATAGAAATTTAGTTTTGTATCGATtttgataatgttataatTTAAGGGTTAAAGCCACGAACTACAAGGAGCATGAAGCAGTGGCCACTGCTGGTCAAAGAGCTATAAAGAAAACGTTTTCATCAGAATATATTGTAAAACCAATCTATGGCATGTATGTCGCAGGTGGCGCTTCAAGTGACTACGCCTACAGCTTAGGATTTCGCTTATCCTACACTTGGGAACTTCCAGGCGAAAGAAATGGTTCCGAATTCGAATTCCATCCACCCAAGGAGCTTATTAAAGAACTCGTCAATGAAACTTGGATTGGTGTTCGCGCTATGGGAGTAAAAGTTGCAGAAATATTTCGAGACAACTAAAATTCAAACTTAAAAGTTCTTCGCAATACTATCTCTTAAATTGTATCTCAAATAGTTTTCTTTgcaacaatataaaaaaaataaaataaagtcatgtaaacaaaaactataaacTTACTTGGTATATCCCCAAGGCAGTAGGAAGTAGTTTCCGTAGGAGTGAAGTGACAGGTACCAGGTAAGCCTGTCGCTATAATGAAGCAGGACATCTCGCAGGACCTGCGACTCTGGCTGATCGAAGGGCTGTTCACCTCGGTAAATATCCTCGCAAGGGTCCGCCGAGGATCCCTCGTCGTGACCCCACTCGTAGCCAAAGTTCCTGTTCAAATCCGTCCCCACGCACTCCGGATTGCTGGTGGGACGACGGGTCTTCCGCCAGTATCGGGAGTCCGTATGCGTGTACTCATAACCATCCGCATTGACCACCGGCACGATGACCCAGTCAAAGTCCGCCAAGAGCTCCTGGTTTTCCACGTAGTTGTCCAACAGCTGCTGGATAATGTAGAGTGCCATCGAGGGCGAGATCCACTCCCGGGCATGAACAGTGCCATCGACCAGGATCACAGGCTTGTTCCGTCTTCCATCGCCGTTGGTGATGGTCAGCACCTTCAGGGGTCGCCTCTCGTAACTCCAGCCAAACTGCTTCACCTGAGCTCTCTTCGGAAACCGGTCGGGCAGTGTGTCCAGGTAATCATTGATTTCCGAGTGAGTGTAAAAGGCTTCCAGGACTTCAAGATGAGGCAGCTGAATCCTCTGCTTTCTCTTCAGATTGTCCGCCCTCTGGGCCTGCACTAAGGGTGCTAAGTCCTCGATCACCACGCGATGTTTCACGTGGTAGCCTTCGAGGATACTAACCAAATCTTTAGCTTCTTCGGGAGGAACTATTACCTTCAGGTAGGAAGTTTCAGTTCCGTTTCCACTTGAACGCATAAAATCCAAAAGAGGTTTTTCCTGCGACAACTTCCTTACAAGACTCTCCTGTTCAGCTTGAGGGGTATGCAGCTCAAACACCTTGAAGTCCTTGTAGTCCTGCCAAGCGAAAATGAGCATTGGCTGCACCAGCAGAAGAATTAGGCAACGCGCCACTAATGAAGTCATATTTCCCCGAATGTTCGATATGGACTGGGCTAGAGCAGCTGCTCGATCTAATATCATTAGCCATTTTTATCACTTTATTGGAGACGCTGCCGCCTGCTTATGATACCAAAAGCGACTTTATTTATATGCTTCCGTTTATGGCACAGTCAAACTGAGTAGTTCCCCCTTCTGTTTGCTAGGGTTGAAGTAACGCCTTCCAAATGAACTAGTTTCAGCTTAAGAAATATCTAAACAAGCTgagaatacaaaataataataatatgaaaaataataaataaaactaaagccTTAGGCACACTACAGGTACTCATTGCCACAGCCGTTTCCAGAGATACATATTATTAACATTCCTTCAAGCTTTGAAGTACAAAAACGTATTTAAATTATCTTCAAATTGTATCTTAATCAGactaaacaaattaaaaaaggcattttttaattaaaaaaatatcttgaaaatataaagctgAAACCCTTTATAAACCCTGTCCCTTCTAGTAATGCTAACAAAATGTATTCAATCTTATTCTTAGTCTCCTCCGTTCTCATTGTATCCTTGGCTGTCCCATTGAAATCGGGACCTGCTTATCAGACGGATGACTATTACACCCTAGAAGGAATCGAGCAGTATCTCAAAGGTCTAGCCAAGAGCTATAGTCACCGAGTTTCAGTGAAGGAAATCGGAAGGTCCTACGAAAACCGAAGCCTGAACACCATCACCATAACCAATGGCGACGGGCGTTCGGGAAAGAAAGCTATCTTCATCGATGCAGGAATCCATGCCAGGGAGTGGCTAGCTCACACCACGGCCTTGAACATTATCAATCAGCTGGTGGTGAACTTCGAGGAGAATAAGAAACTCCTGCAGGACCACGACTGGATCATTCTTCCCCTGGTTAATCCAGATGGATACCATTATTCCCGATCTATAGACAAATCTTGGCGCAAGAATCGCAGACCCAGCAGCGAAAATTGTGTAGGCATTGACCTTAATCGGAATTTTGGAAGTGGTTGGAGTCTAGGATATGCTGATTCGGACCCGTGTGGGATTACATATATGGGTCCTGGGTCTTTCACAGAGCCTGAATCTAGGGCAGTGCAGCGAGTACTCCACGAAATTGCCGATTCTGGTCGAGGTATTATGTATATATCGTTTCATTCATACGCTTACGAAATTCTCTACCCATGGGGGTATAAGGAGTAAGTTCATAGACATAGTTTTGTATCGATTTTTACAATGTTATAATTTAAGGGTTAACGCCACGAACTACAAGGAGCATGAAGCAGTGGCCACTGCTGGTCAAAGAGCCATAAA
Proteins encoded:
- the LOC108078144 gene encoding carboxypeptidase B1 produces the protein MQVWWLLLPLSCLSLSTGLQKANKYEGYKIYEVTLKARSSPLQFAFSELSKNDSYYEVFSASGGQPARVMVHPQEQVNFVKLMDEHNANYEIVNRNVGLTLSRQFDTDRMLRNWFPYNGRLGTERYYSHGEINQFIEDLAKEYPRRVFVKTVGKSYEKRLMKTVTITNGDGRRNKNVILVDGGFHAREWISPAAVVYLISQLVDNLEENADLLKDYDWVILPVVNPDGYEYTQLSADTRMWRKTRKPSSDSCIGTDPNRNFDFHWNEEGASENPCDNTYAGSKAFSEPEALVVGDLIHSYADRGKMYLTLHSYGPYILYPWGWSEDLPETVDDLHEVAKAGYDAILEATGTEYVIGSSTLVLYVAAGASDDYAFNAGFSISFTMELPPGGTGFDPPASDIDHMVKETWVGIAAMARKVVTKYPLS
- the LOC138928494 gene encoding histone-like protein 18C, giving the protein MNTMNSFGRDKNDGFNNFLENYTLRVTEAAARYWDNMPEEEQDMFLPEKKEDEKGSASERMCAKPKRACAKPKKKSCRKPMKKACPMKCKRPKPRCAKPKRRCAKPKPACPRRKMSPMCPKPKPTCP
- the LOC108078152 gene encoding carboxypeptidase B1, translated to MKFSLGLLVLLLGAALVAADRDYEGYRIYEVIPSTIDQAKLLHQLSFEGFDFLSESRLLGHPSQVIVSPEQLEQFQQLLEAHQIDSSVVNSNLGASIAEEFAQRQMQRLLSPITGKGRLSNERYYNHEEIINYIDDLAKRYPHRVYVKTVGWSYEKRVLKTITITNGDGKAGKKVIFLDGGFHAREWISPAAVLYVIDQLVEQFEQNAHLLQDYDWVILPLVNADGYEHSQTGTLARMWRKTRQPYNYAGQTCYGADPNRNFAFHWNEEGASSNPCSDTYAGPTAFSEPETIVVRDLMHSLADRGIMYLTIHSYGNYLLYPWGWTSDLPDNWEDLDAVARTGAEAIENATGTVYTYGSSTNVLYIAAGASDDYGYYAGFNVSITMELTGAGSIGFNPPVTRIDEFVTETWIGIRAMAEKLLEMY
- the LOC108078140 gene encoding carboxypeptidase B1: MTSLVARCLILLLVQPMLIFAWQDYKDFKVFELHTPQAEQESLVRKLSQEKPLLDFMRSSGNGTETSYLKVIVPPEEAKDLVSILEGYHVKHRVVIEDLAPLVQAQRADNLKRKQRIQLPHLEVLEAFYTHSEINDYLDTLPDRFPKRAQVKQFGWSYERRPLKVLTITNGDGRRNKPVILVDGTVHAREWISPSMALYIIQQLLDNYVENQELLADFDWVIVPVVNADGYEYTHTDSRYWRKTRRPTSNPECVGTDLNRNFGYEWGHDEGSSADPCEDIYRGEQPFDQPESQVLRDVLLHYSDRLTWYLSLHSYGNYFLLPWGYTKDFPDHYQDMMSVAEAGAMAIIHSTNGIYTWGSTYYVLYPTSGDTADFALGVANATVAMTMELPAAGFLGFDPWVSHIDGLVTESWVGVRAMAAEVIRRYPA
- the LOC138928639 gene encoding carboxypeptidase B1-like; its protein translation is MYSILFLVSSVLIVSLAVPLKSGPAYQTDDYYTLEGIEQYLKGLAKSYSHRVSVKEIGRSYENRSLNTITITNGDGRSGKKAIFIDAGIHAREWLAHTTALNIINQLVVNFKENKELLQDHDWIVLPLVNPDGYHYSRSIDKCWRKNRRPSSENCVGIDLNRNFGSGWSLGDADSDPCGITYMGPGSFTEPESRAVQGVLHEIADAGRGIMYISFHSSAYEILLPWGYKKVKATNYKEHEAVATAGQRAIKKTFSSEYIVKPIYGMYVAGGASSDYAYSLGFRLSYTWELPGERNGSEFEFHPPKELIKELVNETWIGVRAMGVKVAEIFRDN
- the LOC108077945 gene encoding carboxypeptidase B1-like; this translates as MYSILFLVSSVLIVSLAVPLKSGPAYQTDDYYTLEGIEQYLKGLAKSYSHRVSVKEIGRSYENRSLNTITITNGDGRSGKKAIFIDAGIHAREWLAHTTALNIINQLVVNFEENKKLLQDHDWIILPLVNPDGYHYSRSIDKSWRKNRRPSSENCVGIDLNRNFGSGWSLGYADSDPCGITYMGPGSFTEPESRAVQRVLHEIADSGRGIMYISFHSYAYEILYPWGYKEVNATNYKEHEAVATAGQRAIKKKFSSEYKVKPSFDMSVIGGASSDYAYSIGFRLSYTWELPGERNGSKFNFHPPKELIKELVNETWIGVRAMGAKVAQLL